In Chitinophaga sp. H8, the sequence GAATTTGATCCGGCAGATACCCGGTTTGCTGCCTCTTTTTTAATCGGACCCATGAAAAATCCTGCGGGAGAAATTATCATGACCCCACATGGCCGCCCATTGATCCACACGATAGATATGGTACTGAATGAAGTAGGTCCGGATGGCTGGGGATGGATTAACCAGGAAGAGGGTGCCAGGATTAAAAAATGGCAGTTTGAGCCAGGGTTGAGTACCAGTATGGAAAATGACTTCCACATCTTCCGCCTGGCGGATGTGTACCTGATGAAAGCAGAAGCGTTGCTCCGCAGTGGGGGCAGCAACGGTGAAGCTACCAGCCTGGTGAATACGATCCGTGCAAGGGCATTTGCAGACCCCTCAAAATTATACACTGCTGTAACACTGGAGGATATCTATAAAGAAAGAAGGTTTGAACTCGCCTGGGAAGGGTTTACCCGGCAGGATATGATCCGGTATAATAAATTCCTTTTGCCCAGACCTCCATTCAAGCCTAATACCAGTGATCCCAAGTATCTGCTGTATGCTATTCCACAGGCGGCTATCGACGCAAATAACAAACTGAAACAAAATCCGGGGTATTAACTGATCCTGTAAACAAAAATATACGCTTTTAAATCATCATCATACCTGGAAATCCAGGTGTTAAAACTTGTATTCATGAAAAAGATGACCAGAAAAAGTTTCATCAGCAATTTTGGGGTGTTAGGTGCTGCTGCTTTTATATCTCCTGCCGTATTAGGATCAACGGGGTCTAAGGCCCAAACAGGTCCGGCCATCCTTCCTGTAAATAAAAAAATAAGAGTAGGGCTGATCGGTTGTGGTAGTGTGTCTGGTGTTTATCTGCCACATCTGGCTACTTGCCCTTATGCTGAAGTGGTAAGCCTCTGTGACATTAAACCGGAGCGTGCCCAGAAAGCGGCAAAAAAAATTAATGGTGCCAACTGGTATCCGCATATCGATAAAATGATGGCGGGAGTACCGTTTGATCTGTTGGTAAACACTACTAACATGCAGGAACATGGGAGGCTGAACAAAATTGCCATTGCTGCAGGAAAAAATGTTTGGTGCGAAAAACCACTGGCTAACACTTACCGCGAAGGACGTGAAATTCTGGATATGGCAAAAGCAAAAGGGGTAAAGATCTGGGGGGCTCCGGCAGTAGTCAATAGCCCTCAGTTTGCTTTCATGGCCAAACAGATAAATGAAGGTAACCTGGGAAGAATTGCCGCTGCGCATGGGCATTATGGGCATGAAGGACCTGGTTGGTCTGCTTTTTTCTATGAAGAAAATGGAGGGAGTCTGCCAGACCTGGGCGTCTATAATATTGCTACGTTGACCGGTTTATTTGGCCCTGCTAAATCCGTAGTGGCGATGACGAATGTGATTACCCCTACCCGTACCGTAGATGATAAAGGTACGATTCCGGTTGTGGCGGAAGATAATGCCCAGGTACTTTTTGAGCATAAAAGCGGGGTACTGTCACATATCCAGTGCGGCTTCAATTATTTCGATCCTTATGGACACCAGGGGACAGGGCAGGAGCGCCCCACAATTTCTGTATACGGGTCTAAAGGAAATATGCATATGGTAGGGTACGACTGGATGCCTGCAGGGGTAGACATGGCTACCAGCGCCAATCCCCAGACACAGCGTTTTGTGCGTGATGCAGGTACCTATGTCTGGCAGGAGGGGGCTTCTGTGATTTGTGAACATATGGCTACCGGCAAAAAGCCGTTGATCAATGTGGAACATTCCTTACACGTATTGGAGATCATAGAAGCTTCCCGGGAATCACAACGTACTGGTAAACGAATTGACCTCGTATCTTCTTTTCCCTGGCCGGTAGTGGTATAGTATGAACACAATTTCAGATCAACGCATCTCCTGGTGGCAAAAGCTGCGAACGGAAAATAATCGTTTCCGGCTGGTATTCCTGTGCAGTTTTGCTTCACTGGGAAGCTGGATGCCTGGTTTTAATATATGGCTGCAAGATCAGGGAATGGGAGGAACAGCAATGGGATTCCTGGCTGCTATTCCCTGGTTAGTGATGCTGCTGGTACAACCCTTCTGGGGAATATTGGCAGATAAAACAGGTAAAATATATTGTTTCCGGCTGTCTGTATTGTTGGCAGCATTGTTATTTGGAATTTTTCCTTTATTAGCTAAAGCCAGCATGTGGATTGGGATAATGACATGCTGTTTTGCTGTATTTCAAACACCTGTGCTGCCTTTGCTGGATAGCATCACATTGGATCATGCTGCAATGGATCATACCATATCTTATAGCAGGTTAAGATTTTGGGGGGCTCCCGGATTTGGATTGGGGGCATGGCTTACCGGGATACTTTCAACAACCTATGGCAGTGACGTGTCGTTTTATCTGACTGCTGCTTTTTTGCTTAGTGCCTGGCTGATAGCGCGCAAACTGGAACCTCCTCCCGCCGTGGTAGCTGCTGCGGATCTTAGCTTTAAGGGGCTGGGGCAAACACTTAACAACGGTATCCTGTTCAGCTTTTTGTTGGTGGTTATGCTGGTATCCATCACCCAATCGGCCAGCTCTTTTTTCCTGACAGTGTATATGCGTGAAATTGGAGCAGCTGCTTCCATTACCGGGACTGCCATAGGGGTACAGTCACTCAGTGAATTACCCTTTTATTTCATAGCTGCCTGGTTGTTACGGAAAACAAACGCGGGGAAAGTGCTGGTCATTGCAATATGGGGTACCGCACTCCGGTTTTTACTGTATTATCTTAATGGCAACCCCTATATGGTAATCAGTATAGAGAGCCTCAATGGGATCACCTGGACTTTACTATGGATCTCCTCTGTAGAATTTGTGAATGAAAAAGTACCTGCTCAATGGAGAACCACTGGACAGTCACTGCTATGGGCTATGTATTTTGGTGCTGGTGCAGTGGCTGGCAATGTACTCATAGGCAGCCTTTATGAAACAATGCCTATGAGGCAGATATTCGGCATATTCAGCATAGTGGTTTTTATTACAGGAATCTTCTCTTTGCTGCTTTTTGTAAAGCCTTCCAAAACGAAACCATTGATGGTACAAAATGTAGCCTGAATATTTCATCATTATAGTGCTTAAAATTATTATTATATGAATACGCTGCAACTATTGCTGGAACAATATAAAAAGGGGTGGAGCCTGGAACGGGAATTTTACACCAGCCAGGAGGTATTTGAGCAGGAAATGACATATATCTGGAAACAGCATTGGTTATTTGCAGGA encodes:
- a CDS encoding Gfo/Idh/MocA family protein is translated as MKKMTRKSFISNFGVLGAAAFISPAVLGSTGSKAQTGPAILPVNKKIRVGLIGCGSVSGVYLPHLATCPYAEVVSLCDIKPERAQKAAKKINGANWYPHIDKMMAGVPFDLLVNTTNMQEHGRLNKIAIAAGKNVWCEKPLANTYREGREILDMAKAKGVKIWGAPAVVNSPQFAFMAKQINEGNLGRIAAAHGHYGHEGPGWSAFFYEENGGSLPDLGVYNIATLTGLFGPAKSVVAMTNVITPTRTVDDKGTIPVVAEDNAQVLFEHKSGVLSHIQCGFNYFDPYGHQGTGQERPTISVYGSKGNMHMVGYDWMPAGVDMATSANPQTQRFVRDAGTYVWQEGASVICEHMATGKKPLINVEHSLHVLEIIEASRESQRTGKRIDLVSSFPWPVVV
- a CDS encoding MFS transporter: MNTISDQRISWWQKLRTENNRFRLVFLCSFASLGSWMPGFNIWLQDQGMGGTAMGFLAAIPWLVMLLVQPFWGILADKTGKIYCFRLSVLLAALLFGIFPLLAKASMWIGIMTCCFAVFQTPVLPLLDSITLDHAAMDHTISYSRLRFWGAPGFGLGAWLTGILSTTYGSDVSFYLTAAFLLSAWLIARKLEPPPAVVAAADLSFKGLGQTLNNGILFSFLLVVMLVSITQSASSFFLTVYMREIGAAASITGTAIGVQSLSELPFYFIAAWLLRKTNAGKVLVIAIWGTALRFLLYYLNGNPYMVISIESLNGITWTLLWISSVEFVNEKVPAQWRTTGQSLLWAMYFGAGAVAGNVLIGSLYETMPMRQIFGIFSIVVFITGIFSLLLFVKPSKTKPLMVQNVA